In one Cellulomonas sp. JZ18 genomic region, the following are encoded:
- a CDS encoding CAP domain-containing protein: MPDSPEVRRREIRRWQQRRRRQGRWARRLAPLGVVAVASGLVVAVAPVAQGPAEVVTATVDLVDRDRGAASRSATRDEVPTATPAATPTASATAAPTPAPTQAPAAAPTVTPEPAAAPPAPDPAPEAAPAPAAGPAPRAQEPAAAPRAAAAAPSAPADAMAARIVELTNAERRAAGLGDLAVSACAAQQALQRTAVLVAQGRFEHDPLQPIVAACGVGTVGENLSLGYRTAEAAVTGWMGSSGHRANILRTSYRQIGVGCTEGPRGWLCAQVFLG; the protein is encoded by the coding sequence GTGCCCGACTCCCCCGAGGTCCGCCGACGCGAGATCCGCCGCTGGCAGCAGCGGCGACGCAGGCAGGGGCGGTGGGCCCGGCGGCTCGCACCGCTCGGCGTCGTGGCCGTGGCGTCCGGTCTGGTCGTCGCGGTCGCGCCGGTGGCCCAGGGCCCGGCCGAGGTGGTGACGGCCACCGTCGACCTGGTGGACCGGGACCGCGGTGCGGCGTCGCGCAGCGCGACCCGCGACGAGGTGCCGACCGCCACCCCGGCCGCCACCCCGACCGCCTCCGCGACGGCGGCGCCGACGCCCGCGCCGACGCAGGCACCGGCCGCCGCGCCCACCGTGACGCCCGAACCGGCCGCCGCACCGCCGGCTCCCGACCCCGCGCCCGAGGCCGCGCCGGCACCGGCGGCGGGGCCCGCACCGCGCGCCCAGGAGCCGGCGGCGGCACCGCGGGCGGCGGCGGCCGCCCCGTCGGCGCCGGCCGACGCGATGGCCGCCCGGATCGTCGAGCTCACGAACGCCGAGCGTCGCGCCGCCGGGCTCGGCGACCTCGCCGTGTCGGCCTGCGCGGCGCAGCAGGCGCTGCAGCGCACGGCGGTGCTGGTGGCCCAGGGGCGGTTCGAGCACGACCCGCTGCAGCCGATCGTCGCCGCCTGCGGCGTCGGCACCGTGGGGGAGAACCTGTCGCTCGGCTACCGGACCGCGGAGGCGGCCGTCACCGGCTGGATGGGCTCCTCGGGGCACCGGGCGAACATCCTGCGCACGTCGTACCGGCAGATCGGCGTCGGGTGCACCGAGGGACCGCGCGGCTGGCTGTGCGCGCAGGTGTTCCTGGGCTGA
- a CDS encoding CstA-like transporter-associated (seleno)protein, translating to MSAARRVTAPAPAARGRRRGVRWFVRALLGEDAYERYLEHQAEHGRAPGDPGVLTAREFWRDRTDRQDRAPQGRCC from the coding sequence GTGAGCGCGGCGCGACGCGTGACGGCGCCGGCGCCCGCCGCTCGCGGGCGACGGCGCGGGGTGCGCTGGTTCGTGCGCGCGCTGCTGGGGGAGGACGCCTACGAGCGGTACCTCGAGCACCAGGCCGAGCACGGCCGGGCGCCGGGGGACCCGGGTGTGCTCACCGCGCGGGAGTTCTGGCGCGACCGCACCGACCGCCAGGACCGCGCCCCGCAGGGGCGGTGCTGCTGA
- a CDS encoding DUF4012 domain-containing protein, which yields MAHPGWGEQWGTPSVPAGAPPVPTSSGRPRRGTRGARSRRPLRVALLVTLGVLLVVVALGAWFVRDALQARDALMAAADDVSRMQELVTAGDVAGAEAVVPGLQEHAAEARERTDGPLWSVARALPWAGPNVSAVQTVASVVDDLAQRALPPLVQATAVVDPAALAPVDGRLDVAPIAAIAPQVTAADGAVRGAVEQLAAIDSAELLEQIAAPVDELRDKVAAVAADTATASRAVQLLPAMLGAEGPRQYLVLVQNNAEPRATGGIAGAVLLLRVQDGAIEVVEQRTGGELAGLAQPVVELTPAEQDLFGPLLATDMRDVNFTPDFPRSARIAQRIWQQEVGAEVDGVLSVDPGTLALVLRATGPVALPTGGALTADDAAARLLNQVYLDIEDPRAQDAYFAATAAAVFAAVAGGQGDPAAAVDALAEAARQGRLMVWSAAEDEQALLEGTVLAGELRGSAADSPVVGVFLNDATQAKVGYYLDVAWEAEAVECRPDGSQLVQVRGTYRYAPPENVDDLPEYVLGPARIVPPGQLRVNALVYVPENGHLESLRVNSEETPVHAQIHDELSVAALTWTFEPGQTRTLVVDLVTRSDQKGDVLIRSTPLAHSGGNVTAVSSCAANG from the coding sequence GTGGCACATCCCGGGTGGGGCGAGCAGTGGGGGACCCCGTCGGTCCCGGCGGGCGCGCCGCCGGTGCCGACGTCGTCGGGGCGCCCACGTCGCGGGACCCGCGGCGCGCGCTCCCGCCGGCCGCTGCGCGTCGCGCTGCTGGTGACGCTCGGTGTGCTGCTGGTCGTCGTGGCGCTGGGGGCGTGGTTCGTGCGCGACGCGCTGCAGGCCCGGGACGCCCTGATGGCGGCCGCCGACGACGTCTCCCGGATGCAGGAGCTCGTCACCGCCGGCGACGTCGCCGGGGCCGAGGCGGTCGTGCCGGGCCTGCAGGAGCACGCCGCCGAGGCGCGCGAGCGCACGGACGGCCCGCTGTGGTCGGTCGCGCGCGCACTGCCGTGGGCCGGGCCGAACGTGAGCGCGGTGCAGACGGTCGCGTCCGTGGTCGACGACCTCGCGCAGCGCGCGCTCCCGCCGCTCGTGCAGGCGACGGCCGTCGTCGACCCCGCGGCGCTGGCCCCGGTCGACGGACGGCTCGACGTGGCGCCGATCGCCGCGATCGCTCCGCAGGTCACCGCCGCCGACGGCGCGGTCCGCGGGGCGGTGGAACAGCTCGCCGCGATCGACTCCGCCGAGCTGCTCGAGCAGATCGCCGCGCCGGTCGACGAGCTGCGGGACAAGGTCGCCGCCGTCGCCGCGGACACGGCCACGGCGTCGCGCGCGGTGCAGCTGCTGCCCGCGATGCTCGGCGCCGAGGGGCCGCGGCAGTACCTCGTCCTCGTGCAGAACAACGCCGAGCCGCGCGCGACGGGCGGCATCGCGGGCGCCGTGCTGCTGCTGCGCGTGCAGGACGGGGCCATCGAGGTCGTGGAGCAGCGGACGGGCGGCGAGCTCGCGGGTCTGGCTCAGCCCGTGGTGGAGCTGACGCCCGCCGAGCAGGACCTGTTCGGCCCGCTGCTCGCCACCGACATGCGCGACGTCAACTTCACGCCCGACTTCCCGCGCTCGGCGCGGATCGCGCAGCGCATCTGGCAGCAGGAGGTCGGGGCGGAGGTCGACGGCGTGCTGTCGGTCGACCCGGGGACGCTGGCGCTCGTCCTGCGGGCCACCGGTCCCGTCGCCCTCCCGACGGGGGGAGCGCTCACGGCCGACGACGCGGCGGCGCGCCTGCTCAACCAGGTGTACCTCGACATCGAGGACCCGCGAGCCCAGGACGCCTACTTCGCGGCGACCGCAGCAGCCGTCTTCGCGGCCGTCGCCGGTGGGCAGGGGGACCCGGCCGCCGCCGTGGACGCGCTCGCCGAGGCGGCGCGCCAGGGGCGCCTCATGGTGTGGTCCGCGGCCGAGGACGAGCAGGCGCTGCTGGAGGGCACCGTGCTCGCTGGCGAGCTGCGCGGCTCCGCGGCCGACTCCCCGGTCGTCGGCGTCTTCCTCAACGACGCCACGCAGGCGAAGGTCGGGTACTACCTCGACGTGGCCTGGGAGGCCGAGGCGGTGGAGTGCCGCCCGGACGGCTCGCAGCTCGTCCAGGTGCGGGGGACATATCGCTACGCACCGCCGGAAAACGTCGACGACCTCCCGGAGTACGTCCTGGGGCCGGCGCGCATCGTGCCGCCGGGGCAGCTGCGCGTGAATGCGCTCGTGTACGTCCCGGAGAATGGGCACCTGGAGTCCCTACGGGTGAACTCCGAAGAAACGCCGGTCCACGCGCAGATCCACGACGAGCTGTCGGTCGCGGCCCTGACCTGGACGTTCGAACCCGGACAGACCCGGACACTCGTGGTCGACCTGGTCACTCGTTCGGACCAGAAGGGGGACGTCCTGATCCGGTCGAC
- a CDS encoding carbon starvation CstA family protein, translating to MAGRGQRGAGGGGGAVLEQDPALPPVALDEAAVEAEHRRWTPLRIAVWAAVALLGGVAWVVIAVVRGETVNAIWFVFAAVCTYLVAYRFYSRYIEKHLLRPDDRRATPAESQADGKDFVTTDRRVLFGHHFAAIAGAGPLVGPVLAAQMGYLPGTIWIIVGVVLAGAVQDYLVLFFSMRRGGRSLGQMARDELGVVGGTAALLATLVIMVIIVAILALVVVNALAESPWGVFSVAMTIPIALLMGVYLRFLRPGKVAEVSVIGFVLLLAAIVGGGMIAETAWGAELFTLDRTTIAWGIVVYGFVAAVLPVWLLLAPRDYLSTFMKIGTIVMLAVAIVLVRPVLEVPAVSEFAATGTGPVVAGSLFPFLFVTIACGALSGFHALIASGTTPKLVEKERQTRLIGYGGMLMESFVAIMALVAALSIDRGIYFAMNSSAAATGGTVEGAVAFVNGLGLTGVDLTPEALTQTAEDVGEETIVSRTGGAPTLSVGLAHIMQQVVGGSGMMAFWYHFAIMFEALFILTAVDAGTRVARFMLQDSIGNVVPRFRDTSWRVGAWIATGVMVGAWGAVLLMGVTDPLGGINTLFPLFGIANQLLAAIALAVCMAIVAKQGAARYLWVVLLPLGFAAAVTITASFQKIFSPVPAIGYFAQHRAFRDALDAGETSFGTATSVEAMQAVVRNTMIQGVLSVVFVTLAIVVILSAAWATYGSLRRGGAPSAELPPTPSRIWAPAGLLPTRPEKELEAAWHAHEAAHPRPRVRSHG from the coding sequence GTGGCCGGACGTGGGCAGCGCGGTGCAGGGGGCGGCGGGGGAGCGGTGCTGGAGCAGGACCCGGCCCTGCCGCCGGTGGCGCTGGACGAGGCCGCGGTCGAGGCGGAGCACCGCCGGTGGACACCGCTGCGGATCGCGGTCTGGGCGGCGGTCGCGCTGCTCGGCGGGGTCGCGTGGGTGGTCATCGCGGTGGTGCGGGGCGAGACGGTCAACGCGATCTGGTTCGTGTTCGCCGCCGTCTGCACGTACCTCGTCGCGTACCGCTTCTACTCGCGGTACATCGAGAAGCACCTGCTGCGCCCGGACGACCGGCGCGCGACGCCCGCCGAGAGCCAGGCGGACGGCAAGGACTTCGTCACGACCGACCGGCGCGTGCTCTTCGGCCACCACTTCGCGGCCATCGCGGGCGCCGGGCCGCTCGTCGGTCCGGTGCTGGCGGCGCAGATGGGCTACCTGCCCGGGACGATCTGGATCATCGTCGGCGTCGTCCTCGCCGGGGCGGTGCAGGACTACCTGGTGCTGTTCTTCTCGATGCGCCGCGGCGGGCGGTCGCTCGGGCAGATGGCGCGCGACGAGCTCGGCGTGGTCGGCGGCACGGCGGCGCTGCTCGCGACGCTCGTCATCATGGTGATCATCGTCGCGATCCTCGCGCTGGTGGTCGTCAACGCCCTCGCCGAGAGCCCGTGGGGCGTGTTCTCCGTCGCGATGACGATCCCGATCGCGCTGCTCATGGGCGTCTACCTGCGGTTCCTGCGCCCGGGCAAGGTCGCCGAGGTGTCGGTCATCGGCTTCGTGCTGCTGCTGGCCGCCATCGTCGGCGGCGGGATGATCGCCGAGACGGCGTGGGGCGCCGAGCTGTTCACCCTCGACCGCACGACCATCGCCTGGGGCATCGTCGTGTACGGGTTCGTCGCCGCCGTGCTGCCGGTGTGGCTGCTGCTCGCGCCGCGCGACTACCTGTCGACGTTCATGAAGATCGGCACGATCGTCATGCTCGCCGTCGCGATCGTGCTGGTGCGGCCCGTGCTGGAGGTGCCCGCGGTCAGCGAGTTCGCGGCGACCGGCACCGGGCCGGTGGTCGCCGGGTCGCTGTTCCCGTTCCTGTTCGTGACCATCGCGTGCGGCGCACTGTCGGGGTTCCACGCGCTCATCGCGTCCGGCACGACGCCCAAGCTCGTCGAGAAGGAGCGGCAGACGCGGCTCATCGGGTACGGCGGCATGCTCATGGAGTCGTTCGTGGCGATCATGGCGCTCGTCGCCGCGCTGTCCATCGACCGCGGCATCTACTTCGCGATGAACTCCTCGGCCGCGGCCACCGGGGGCACGGTGGAGGGTGCCGTCGCGTTCGTCAACGGGCTCGGCCTGACCGGCGTCGACCTGACGCCCGAGGCGCTCACGCAGACCGCCGAGGACGTCGGCGAGGAGACGATCGTGTCCCGCACCGGGGGCGCGCCGACGCTGTCGGTGGGGCTCGCGCACATCATGCAGCAGGTCGTCGGCGGGTCCGGGATGATGGCGTTCTGGTACCACTTCGCGATCATGTTCGAGGCGCTGTTCATCCTCACCGCCGTCGACGCCGGCACCCGCGTCGCGCGGTTCATGCTGCAGGACAGCATCGGCAACGTCGTCCCCCGCTTCCGCGACACGTCCTGGCGGGTGGGCGCGTGGATCGCCACCGGGGTGATGGTCGGCGCGTGGGGGGCCGTGCTGCTCATGGGCGTGACGGACCCGCTCGGCGGCATCAACACGCTGTTCCCGCTGTTCGGCATCGCGAACCAGCTGCTCGCGGCCATCGCGCTCGCGGTCTGCATGGCGATCGTCGCGAAGCAGGGCGCCGCCCGGTACCTGTGGGTCGTGCTGCTGCCGCTCGGGTTCGCGGCCGCCGTGACGATCACGGCGTCGTTCCAGAAGATCTTCTCGCCCGTCCCCGCGATCGGGTACTTCGCGCAGCACCGCGCGTTCCGGGACGCGCTGGACGCGGGGGAGACGAGCTTCGGCACGGCGACGAGCGTCGAGGCGATGCAGGCGGTCGTACGCAACACGATGATCCAGGGCGTGCTGTCGGTCGTGTTCGTGACCCTCGCGATCGTCGTCATCCTCAGCGCCGCGTGGGCGACGTACGGGTCGCTGCGGCGCGGTGGCGCGCCGAGCGCGGAGCTGCCGCCGACGCCCTCGCGGATCTGGGCGCCCGCCGGGCTGCTGCCGACGCGGCCCGAGAAGGAGCTCGAGGCGGCGTGGCACGCGCACGAGGCCGCGCACCCACGTCCGCGCGTGCGGAGCCACGGGTGA
- a CDS encoding DUF3027 domain-containing protein — protein sequence MPAAVKDAVLERAVDLARAVAVEIAEEPEHVGEYLGAVRESERLVSHRFACTARGYRGWAWTVTVARVPRGRTATVCEAELLPGEDAILPRPWVPWSERLRPGDIGPGDVLPFRPDDPRLEPGWTPTGDPELDEVAIDELALARVRVLSPQGRDEAAERWYRGSHGPTSPGAVASSAACASCGFLVPLQGSLGTVFGVCANAWSPDDGKVVSLDHGCGAHSETDVEQGPSEWPSPDPLVDETSVEIVDRAADAPAPVVVAATAPAEDAAAPAEEAEVPAEEAPVDAADDAGDAVTGETTPAPGTDVPVTEDVPSDEDAALPPVPVEEAAAPEGDGDTSR from the coding sequence GTGCCCGCCGCTGTCAAGGACGCCGTCCTCGAGCGCGCGGTCGACCTCGCGCGCGCCGTCGCCGTCGAGATCGCCGAGGAGCCCGAGCACGTCGGCGAGTACCTCGGCGCGGTGCGCGAGTCCGAGCGCCTCGTCTCCCACCGCTTCGCCTGCACGGCGCGCGGGTACCGGGGGTGGGCGTGGACGGTGACCGTCGCGCGCGTGCCGCGCGGGCGCACCGCGACCGTGTGCGAGGCGGAGCTGCTGCCGGGCGAGGACGCGATCCTGCCGCGGCCGTGGGTGCCGTGGTCGGAGCGGCTGCGTCCCGGTGACATCGGTCCGGGCGACGTCCTGCCGTTCCGCCCCGACGACCCGCGTCTCGAGCCGGGCTGGACGCCCACGGGTGACCCCGAGCTGGACGAGGTCGCGATCGACGAGCTCGCGCTCGCCCGCGTGCGCGTGCTGTCGCCGCAGGGGCGCGACGAGGCCGCCGAGCGCTGGTACCGCGGGTCGCACGGGCCGACGAGCCCGGGCGCGGTGGCGTCGAGCGCGGCGTGCGCGTCCTGCGGGTTCCTCGTGCCGCTGCAGGGCTCGCTCGGCACGGTGTTCGGGGTGTGCGCGAACGCGTGGTCGCCGGACGACGGCAAGGTCGTCAGCCTCGACCACGGGTGCGGTGCCCACTCGGAGACGGACGTCGAGCAGGGGCCGTCGGAGTGGCCGTCGCCCGACCCGCTGGTCGACGAGACGAGCGTGGAGATCGTGGACCGCGCCGCCGACGCCCCCGCGCCGGTCGTCGTGGCGGCAACGGCCCCCGCGGAGGACGCCGCGGCCCCGGCCGAGGAGGCCGAGGTCCCCGCCGAGGAGGCCCCGGTCGACGCCGCGGACGACGCCGGCGACGCCGTGACGGGCGAGACCACGCCCGCGCCGGGCACCGACGTCCCCGTCACCGAGGACGTCCCGTCCGACGAGGACGCCGCGCTGCCGCCGGTCCCCGTGGAGGAGGCCGCCGCGCCGGAGGGCGACGGCGACACCTCCCGGTGA
- a CDS encoding DUF2530 domain-containing protein, which yields MRALLDVLLHPQRTPPPPLDVDLGRVMAGGTGLWVVALLVVTALWALDIATTDAVLVCGAGALVGVAGVEWSRRHGRLASDGSGATLGPDGATDR from the coding sequence GTGCGCGCCCTCCTCGACGTCCTCCTGCACCCCCAGCGCACGCCGCCCCCGCCGCTGGACGTCGACCTGGGACGGGTCATGGCCGGGGGCACGGGCCTGTGGGTCGTGGCGCTCCTGGTCGTGACGGCCCTGTGGGCCCTCGACATCGCGACGACCGACGCCGTGCTGGTGTGCGGCGCCGGCGCCCTCGTCGGTGTGGCGGGCGTCGAGTGGTCCCGCCGGCACGGCCGCCTCGCCTCCGACGGCTCGGGCGCCACGCTCGGCCCGGACGGCGCCACCGACCGCTGA
- a CDS encoding sacsin N-terminal ATP-binding-like domain-containing protein, which translates to MTADVFGTAALRGTVLEAWRASPARLREDANTEEDHARGYYRDRVVVELAQNAADAAVRAGVPGRLLLRLTRDDAGTWTLVAANTGAPLDAAGVASLASMRASAKRDAAPTTVGRFGVGFAAVRAVADEVVVASTSGAVRFSLAATRAVVDETAAAQAAQGRPELAAEVARREGSLPALRLPWDAPDRPPTGYDTAVVLTLRDAASVDEVRRQLATVDDPLLLALPGLVEVVLEDDDAPPRRVADVASRWHLGTAEGELPLALLADRPVEERTARRWRVTWAVPRPGAAVRPPGVVHAPTPTDEPLSLPALLVATLPLDPSRRHVAPGPLADAVLDLAADGYAALLTRLASQGRDVLDLVPTGLPAGPVDAALRERVLRLLAGAPLLTPAAGGGLVEPRRATLLTDLTDAPAVEALGAVVAGLVQVPAAGRAAARALGVEERTLAEVVDELPAGDGLDWSALYDALEPAAADPRTRESLAALPVPLADGRTVRGARGTVVLDPDLAAALAPGTLAVLRAGGLRVVDPRAARPLLVRLGADRPDAAALLVHRAVRAAVLAQADDDDLVHARAVTDAVLDLVAALPDVRDADGPVGADVAGHAAAAWLGLLTLTAADGEPSPAHGLVLPGSPAAGLLDDRVLAPVAVDELDRWGPAVLTAVGVRHDLVVTRVPDVVTGVLADDDPDDPAALAAASLDGWSEYVDHLADAVGAGLYVGDVDAVADLDAVVEDAWPDVLAHVAARPHLRAALLTPVRAEGSSVPLPSYAAWWLRTRVEPSLPAVFALPGSDAPAGLLPAAPAAYAHLDPDVLRALGGVGALAELGPADWDEVLDRLGPAGTRVAPAVAGAVWRAWASADVAGTLAPDVVVALTDGADAVVAQAAGAVVADSPAWWQRRDVGAVVPVPPGAAADARLVADRLDLPCASDRAAGVVDDPGETEPVPAEVADLLPGAPRPGSGTTTCGSTGSRSSGGSRAPVPTRACTPCTWPVSPPRSRHPSARGTCARSSRRCSWTRGAGTRSSTSCSADRVDPVPEPQARSPRASARRR; encoded by the coding sequence GTGACCGCCGACGTCTTCGGCACGGCCGCGCTGCGCGGCACCGTGCTGGAGGCGTGGCGGGCCTCGCCCGCACGGCTGCGCGAGGACGCCAACACCGAGGAGGACCACGCCCGCGGGTACTACCGCGACCGGGTCGTCGTCGAGCTCGCGCAGAACGCCGCCGACGCGGCGGTGCGCGCCGGCGTCCCTGGCCGGCTGCTGCTGCGCCTGACCCGGGACGACGCGGGCACGTGGACCCTCGTCGCGGCGAACACCGGCGCACCGCTCGACGCCGCCGGCGTCGCCTCCCTCGCGTCGATGCGGGCGTCCGCGAAGCGCGACGCGGCGCCGACGACGGTCGGCCGGTTCGGCGTCGGCTTCGCGGCGGTGCGTGCGGTCGCGGACGAGGTCGTCGTGGCGTCGACGAGCGGTGCGGTGCGCTTCTCGCTCGCGGCGACGCGGGCCGTCGTCGACGAGACCGCGGCCGCGCAGGCCGCGCAGGGGCGTCCGGAGCTCGCCGCGGAGGTGGCGCGCCGGGAGGGCTCGCTGCCCGCGCTGCGTCTGCCGTGGGACGCGCCCGACCGTCCGCCGACGGGCTACGACACGGCCGTCGTGCTCACGCTGCGCGACGCCGCGTCCGTCGACGAGGTCCGCCGGCAGCTCGCCACGGTGGACGACCCGCTGCTGCTCGCGCTGCCGGGTCTCGTCGAGGTCGTCCTCGAGGACGACGACGCGCCGCCCCGCAGGGTCGCGGACGTGGCGTCCCGGTGGCACCTCGGCACCGCGGAGGGGGAGCTGCCGCTCGCGCTGCTCGCCGACCGGCCCGTCGAGGAGCGCACGGCCCGCCGGTGGCGCGTGACGTGGGCGGTGCCGCGCCCGGGGGCCGCCGTCCGCCCGCCCGGCGTCGTCCACGCCCCGACCCCGACCGACGAGCCGCTGTCGCTGCCCGCGCTGCTCGTCGCGACGCTCCCGCTGGACCCGTCGCGGCGGCACGTCGCCCCCGGACCTCTCGCCGACGCCGTGCTGGACCTCGCCGCCGACGGGTACGCGGCGCTGCTGACCCGCCTCGCGTCGCAGGGGCGCGACGTGCTCGACCTCGTCCCGACGGGTCTGCCCGCCGGTCCGGTCGACGCGGCCCTGCGCGAGCGGGTCCTGCGGCTGCTCGCGGGCGCCCCCCTGCTGACGCCGGCGGCAGGGGGTGGCCTCGTCGAGCCCCGCCGCGCCACGCTGCTGACCGACCTGACCGACGCCCCCGCCGTCGAGGCGCTGGGCGCCGTGGTCGCGGGCCTCGTGCAGGTGCCGGCCGCCGGGCGCGCCGCCGCCCGTGCGCTCGGCGTGGAGGAGCGCACGCTGGCCGAGGTCGTCGACGAGCTGCCCGCGGGCGACGGCCTCGACTGGTCCGCGCTCTACGACGCGCTCGAGCCGGCGGCGGCCGACCCGCGCACGCGCGAGTCCCTCGCCGCGCTGCCGGTGCCGCTGGCCGACGGACGCACGGTCCGCGGCGCCCGGGGGACCGTCGTGCTCGACCCGGACCTCGCCGCCGCGCTCGCGCCCGGCACGCTCGCGGTGCTGCGGGCCGGCGGCCTGCGCGTCGTCGACCCCCGGGCCGCCCGTCCGCTGCTCGTGCGCCTGGGCGCGGACCGGCCGGACGCGGCGGCGCTGCTCGTGCACCGGGCCGTGCGCGCGGCGGTGCTCGCGCAGGCGGACGACGACGACCTCGTGCACGCCCGGGCGGTGACCGACGCCGTGCTCGACCTGGTGGCCGCGCTGCCGGACGTGCGGGACGCGGACGGGCCCGTCGGCGCGGACGTCGCCGGGCACGCGGCGGCGGCGTGGCTCGGGCTGCTGACGCTCACGGCGGCGGACGGGGAGCCGTCGCCGGCGCACGGCCTCGTGCTGCCCGGCTCGCCCGCGGCGGGGCTGCTGGACGACCGGGTGCTGGCGCCGGTCGCGGTGGACGAGCTCGACCGGTGGGGCCCGGCCGTGCTGACCGCGGTGGGCGTCCGCCACGACCTCGTCGTCACGCGGGTGCCCGACGTGGTGACGGGCGTCCTCGCGGACGACGACCCCGACGACCCGGCCGCGCTCGCCGCGGCGTCGCTCGACGGCTGGTCCGAGTACGTCGACCACCTCGCGGACGCCGTGGGCGCGGGGCTGTACGTCGGGGACGTCGACGCCGTCGCCGACCTCGACGCGGTCGTGGAGGACGCCTGGCCGGACGTGCTCGCGCACGTCGCGGCCCGGCCGCACCTGCGCGCGGCGCTGCTCACGCCCGTGCGGGCCGAGGGCTCGTCCGTGCCGCTGCCGTCCTACGCGGCGTGGTGGCTGCGCACGCGCGTGGAGCCCTCCCTGCCGGCGGTGTTCGCGCTGCCCGGGTCGGACGCGCCGGCCGGCCTGCTGCCCGCGGCGCCCGCCGCGTACGCGCACCTGGACCCGGACGTGCTGCGCGCGCTCGGCGGCGTCGGCGCGCTGGCGGAGCTGGGCCCGGCCGACTGGGACGAGGTGCTCGACCGGCTCGGCCCGGCCGGCACGCGCGTGGCGCCGGCCGTGGCGGGTGCGGTGTGGCGCGCGTGGGCGTCCGCGGACGTGGCGGGCACCCTCGCGCCGGACGTCGTCGTCGCCCTCACGGACGGCGCGGACGCGGTCGTCGCCCAGGCGGCCGGTGCGGTGGTCGCGGACTCGCCCGCCTGGTGGCAGCGCCGGGACGTCGGCGCCGTCGTCCCCGTCCCGCCGGGCGCCGCGGCGGACGCCCGCCTCGTGGCCGACCGGCTCGACCTGCCGTGCGCGTCCGACCGCGCGGCGGGGGTGGTCGACGACCCGGGGGAGACCGAGCCGGTGCCCGCCGAGGTCGCGGACCTGCTGCCCGGCGCCCCGCGTCCTGGGAGCGGCACGACGACCTGCGGGTCGACGGGGAGCCGGTCGAGTGGTGGGTCGAGGGCACCGGTGCCGACGCGCGCGTGCACGCCGTGCACCTGGCCGGTCTCGCCGCCGCGCTCGCGGCATCCGTCGGCGCGTGGCACCTGCGCGCGGTCCTCGAGGCGCTGCTCGTGGACCCGGGGCGCGGGGACGCGGTCCTCGACGTCCTGCTCGGCTGACCGCGTCGACCCCGTCCCGGAGCCGCAGGCTCGCTCACCGCGCGCTTCCGCACGCCGTCGTTAG
- a CDS encoding cold-shock protein, with the protein MPTGKVKWFDTERGFGFIAGDDGGEVFLHASALPAGVTAPKPGTRVDYGVADGRRGPQALSVTVLDPVPSVVKAKRPRADEMAVVVEDLIKVLDKVGNDLRRGRYPEGARAAQYATMLRAVADKLEA; encoded by the coding sequence GTGCCTACCGGCAAGGTCAAGTGGTTCGACACCGAGCGTGGCTTCGGCTTCATCGCCGGCGACGACGGTGGCGAGGTGTTCCTGCACGCCTCCGCGCTGCCCGCGGGCGTGACCGCGCCCAAGCCCGGCACGCGCGTGGACTACGGCGTGGCCGACGGGCGGCGCGGCCCCCAGGCGCTCTCGGTGACCGTGCTCGACCCGGTCCCGTCGGTCGTCAAGGCCAAGCGCCCCCGCGCGGACGAGATGGCGGTCGTCGTCGAGGACCTCATCAAGGTCCTCGACAAGGTCGGCAACGACCTGCGCCGCGGGCGCTACCCCGAGGGTGCCCGTGCCGCGCAGTACGCCACGATGCTGCGCGCCGTCGCGGACAAGCTCGAGGCCTGA
- a CDS encoding low molecular weight phosphatase family protein: protein MTTPPDPARVLTVCTGNICRSPAVERLLRLRLAGTDVVVESAGTRAVVGAAVSPPMVPLITGAGADADGFAARQLTPAVLRDVDLVLTLTRAHRSAVVEHAPAMVRRTFTLLELARLLRHVDPAALAAAGSTPGERVRALPALAAGVRHLAGPGEDDVVDPIGQSDAVYRASFQALAPAVDAVADALVTAAR from the coding sequence ATGACGACGCCCCCCGACCCCGCCCGCGTCCTCACCGTCTGCACGGGCAACATCTGCCGCTCCCCCGCGGTCGAGCGCCTGCTGCGCCTGCGCCTGGCGGGCACGGACGTGGTGGTGGAGTCGGCGGGCACGCGGGCCGTGGTCGGCGCGGCGGTGAGCCCGCCGATGGTGCCGCTCATCACCGGGGCGGGCGCGGACGCCGACGGGTTCGCGGCCCGCCAGCTGACGCCCGCGGTGCTGCGGGACGTCGACCTGGTGCTCACCCTCACGCGCGCCCACCGCTCGGCGGTGGTCGAGCACGCGCCCGCGATGGTCCGTCGCACGTTCACGCTGCTCGAGCTGGCGCGGCTGCTGCGGCACGTCGACCCGGCCGCCCTCGCCGCGGCCGGGTCGACCCCGGGCGAGCGGGTGCGTGCCCTGCCGGCCCTCGCCGCCGGGGTGCGGCACCTGGCGGGGCCCGGCGAGGACGACGTGGTCGACCCCATCGGCCAGTCGGACGCGGTCTACCGGGCGTCCTTCCAGGCCCTCGCACCGGCCGTCGACGCGGTCGCGGACGCCCTGGTCACGGCCGCGCGCTGA